A window of the Desulforapulum autotrophicum HRM2 genome harbors these coding sequences:
- the smpB gene encoding SsrA-binding protein SmpB: MTSEHIKIIATNKKARHDYHLSDEVEAGIVLTGTEVKSIRDGRVTIKDAYAEIKNGEVFLRQLHINPYAFAYYDNHDPLRSRKLLLHNYEIKRMIIKTKERGYTIIPLKLYFKNGKVKVQIALAKGKKLYDKRESIKEREVNRELDRVKKKYQD; this comes from the coding sequence ATGACATCCGAACATATAAAGATCATAGCGACCAATAAAAAAGCAAGACACGACTACCATCTATCCGACGAGGTGGAGGCAGGCATTGTCTTGACGGGCACCGAGGTCAAGTCCATCCGGGATGGCAGGGTCACCATCAAGGATGCCTACGCAGAGATCAAGAATGGAGAGGTGTTTCTGCGCCAGCTTCACATCAACCCCTACGCCTTTGCATATTATGACAACCACGATCCCTTAAGGTCCAGAAAGCTGCTGCTCCACAACTATGAAATCAAACGGATGATCATAAAGACCAAGGAGCGGGGCTATACCATCATTCCCCTGAAGCTCTATTTTAAAAATGGGAAGGTCAAGGTTCAGATCGCCCTTGCCAAGGGCAAGAAGCTCTATGACAAGCGGGAGAGCATCAAGGAGCGGGAAGTGAACCGGGAGCTTGACCGGGTAAAGAAAAAGTATCAGGATTGA